A window of Burkholderiales bacterium contains these coding sequences:
- the acnA gene encoding aconitate hydratase AcnA — protein MPHNLFDSLKDLPLPSGRKGQYYSLAALEKAGLGKVSRMPHSLRIVLESVLRNCDGKRVAEEQVRELAAWKPNEKRTAEIPFVLARILLQDMAGFPSLNDFAAMRNAAKRLGGDPTRIEPLVPVDLVVDHSVEVDVSGQPDAVQRNMEIEFQRNGERYAFLKWGKQAFGGIRIVPPGNGIVHQVNLEYLARGVWEKDGIYYPDTLVGTDSHTTMVNGIGVVGWGVGGIEAEAGMLGQPMYFLTPDVVGVHMSGKLKPGVTATDLVLTVTELLRKNKVVGQFVEYFGEGASSLTAPSRAVVANMSPDYGATIGFFGIDEKTIDYLRVSGRPEERVEAVEAYYKAQGMFGIPKKGEIDYTRVIELDLSTVVPSVSGPKFPQDRIDLPKIKERFNTLFSKPVAEKGYGKPAAELDKRVGTQRAGVDVGHGDVLIAAITSCTNTSNPNLLLAAGLLAKKAVEKGLKVSPRVKTSLAPGSKVVTSYLKDAGLMPYLEQLGYHVVAYGCTTCMGNAGPLDEAIEDAVVKNDIVACAVLSGNRNFEARVHQSLKANFLMSPPLVVAFALAGTVRIDTDKDPIGTGSDGKPVFLKDIWPSDDEIAAVLKFANDAEKFRREYGDLAGAKQLWDAIPEGKGATFDFDPKSTYILEPPFLEGVGLTPVPVTDVKGARALGIYGDSLTTDHISPVAPIKPSSPAGQWLTEHKAREMNTFGARRCNHEVMARGAFANVRIKNLMVPGTEGGVTIHQPSGEQMGIYDASARYRKEGTPLVVFGGEEYGTGSSRDWAAKGPVMLGIKFVVARGFERIHRTNLIMMGILPCQFKGSDSVQSLGIDGTETFDVTGVDGRELKPGMDLTLTIHRKDGAKKEVSVLLRADTPIEIEYLRHGGILPFVLREILESEKA, from the coding sequence ATGCCCCATAACCTGTTCGATTCGCTGAAAGACCTTCCGCTCCCCTCGGGCCGCAAAGGTCAGTACTACTCGCTCGCCGCGCTGGAGAAAGCCGGCCTCGGCAAGGTCTCGCGCATGCCGCACTCGCTTCGCATCGTGCTCGAGTCGGTGCTGCGCAACTGCGACGGCAAGCGCGTCGCCGAAGAGCAGGTCCGCGAGCTCGCCGCGTGGAAGCCGAACGAGAAGCGCACCGCGGAGATCCCGTTCGTGCTCGCGCGCATCCTGCTGCAGGACATGGCGGGGTTTCCGTCGCTGAACGACTTCGCGGCGATGCGTAACGCCGCCAAGCGCCTCGGCGGCGATCCGACCCGCATCGAGCCGCTCGTGCCGGTCGACCTCGTCGTCGACCACTCGGTCGAAGTCGACGTCTCCGGCCAGCCCGACGCGGTCCAGCGCAACATGGAGATCGAGTTCCAGAGGAACGGCGAGCGCTACGCCTTCCTGAAATGGGGCAAGCAGGCTTTCGGCGGCATCCGCATCGTCCCGCCCGGCAACGGCATCGTGCACCAGGTCAACCTCGAGTACCTCGCGCGCGGCGTGTGGGAGAAGGACGGCATCTACTATCCCGACACCCTGGTCGGCACCGATTCGCACACCACGATGGTCAACGGCATCGGCGTCGTAGGCTGGGGCGTGGGCGGCATCGAAGCCGAAGCGGGCATGCTCGGGCAGCCGATGTACTTCCTCACGCCGGACGTCGTCGGCGTGCACATGAGCGGCAAGCTGAAGCCCGGCGTCACGGCGACCGACCTCGTGCTCACGGTCACCGAGCTGCTTCGCAAGAACAAGGTCGTCGGCCAGTTCGTCGAGTACTTCGGCGAAGGCGCCTCGTCGCTCACCGCACCCTCGCGTGCGGTCGTCGCGAACATGTCGCCCGATTACGGGGCTACGATTGGTTTTTTCGGCATTGACGAAAAAACCATCGACTACCTGCGCGTCTCGGGCCGCCCCGAAGAGCGCGTCGAAGCGGTCGAGGCCTACTACAAGGCCCAGGGCATGTTCGGCATTCCGAAGAAAGGTGAGATCGATTACACGCGTGTGATCGAGCTCGATCTCTCGACGGTCGTACCGAGCGTCTCGGGCCCGAAATTTCCGCAGGACCGCATCGACCTGCCGAAGATCAAGGAGCGCTTCAACACCCTGTTCTCGAAGCCGGTGGCCGAGAAAGGCTACGGCAAGCCCGCCGCCGAGCTCGACAAGCGTGTCGGCACCCAGCGCGCCGGCGTCGACGTCGGCCACGGCGACGTGCTGATCGCGGCGATCACCTCGTGCACCAACACGTCGAACCCGAATCTGCTGCTCGCCGCCGGTCTGCTGGCTAAGAAAGCGGTGGAGAAAGGCCTGAAGGTCAGCCCGCGCGTGAAGACCTCGCTGGCGCCGGGATCGAAAGTGGTGACGTCGTACCTGAAGGACGCCGGCCTCATGCCCTATCTCGAGCAGCTCGGCTACCACGTCGTCGCTTACGGCTGCACCACGTGCATGGGCAACGCCGGCCCGCTGGACGAAGCGATCGAAGACGCGGTGGTGAAGAACGACATCGTCGCGTGCGCGGTGCTGTCGGGCAACCGCAACTTCGAAGCGCGCGTGCACCAGAGCCTGAAGGCGAACTTCCTGATGAGCCCTCCGCTCGTCGTGGCGTTCGCGCTCGCGGGCACGGTCCGGATCGACACGGACAAGGACCCGATCGGCACCGGCAGCGACGGCAAGCCGGTCTTCCTGAAAGACATCTGGCCGAGCGACGACGAGATCGCCGCGGTGCTCAAGTTCGCCAACGACGCCGAGAAATTCCGGCGTGAATACGGCGATCTCGCCGGCGCGAAGCAGCTCTGGGACGCGATTCCCGAAGGCAAGGGCGCGACGTTCGACTTCGACCCGAAATCGACCTACATCCTCGAGCCGCCGTTCCTCGAAGGCGTGGGCCTGACGCCGGTCCCCGTGACCGACGTGAAAGGCGCGCGCGCCCTGGGCATCTACGGCGATTCGCTGACGACCGACCACATCAGCCCGGTCGCGCCGATCAAGCCTTCGTCGCCCGCGGGCCAGTGGCTCACCGAGCACAAGGCGCGCGAGATGAACACCTTCGGCGCGCGGCGCTGCAACCACGAGGTCATGGCGCGCGGCGCGTTCGCCAACGTGCGCATCAAGAACCTCATGGTGCCCGGGACCGAAGGCGGCGTGACCATCCACCAGCCGAGCGGCGAGCAGATGGGCATCTACGACGCGTCCGCGCGCTACCGCAAGGAAGGCACGCCGCTGGTGGTGTTCGGCGGTGAGGAATACGGCACCGGCTCGTCGCGCGACTGGGCGGCCAAAGGTCCGGTCATGCTCGGGATCAAGTTCGTCGTGGCGCGCGGCTTCGAGCGCATCCACCGCACCAACCTGATCATGATGGGCATCCTCCCCTGCCAGTTCAAAGGCAGCGACAGCGTGCAGTCGCTGGGCATCGACGGCACCGAGACGTTCGACGTCACCGGCGTCGACGGCCGCGAGCTCAAGCCGGGCATGGACCTCACGCTCACCATCCATCGCAAGGACGGAGCCAAGAAGGAAGTCAGCGTGCTGCTCCGCGCGGATACGCCGATCGAGATCGAGTATCTCAGGCACGGCGGGATCCTGCCTTTCGTGCTGCGGGAGATCCTGGAGTCCGAGAAAGCGTAA
- a CDS encoding HEPN domain-containing protein codes for MSFAPYKSKQDKLDRSINAFATQSFRDQADRDYIAARLACRYELFPQFLWSAHQAIEKYLKAILLYNRIKATQVGHDLLCALSLTNALAFKIELSPRSREFIDHLARCGEFRYIDVPFYVRGHVLVDVDLAVWELRRYCQVLNVFGKILPPKERVLLADAWSRVGRSSTEPRYKFRLHGGLLEQILNDRAHPSRSALLWNNPCYGIRKRATVRVKNHLNAQNSHLYLYPAMLDELLKYVFIPRKVADGYRTHLAKMQAGKTPRP; via the coding sequence ATGTCATTCGCACCGTACAAGAGCAAGCAAGACAAGCTGGATCGGTCAATCAACGCTTTTGCCACGCAGTCATTTCGTGACCAAGCAGACAGGGACTACATCGCGGCTCGGTTGGCTTGCCGCTATGAGTTGTTCCCTCAATTCCTCTGGTCGGCGCATCAGGCCATAGAGAAATATCTGAAGGCCATTCTTCTTTACAACCGAATCAAAGCCACACAGGTCGGTCATGATCTCTTGTGCGCTTTGTCGCTCACAAACGCACTCGCATTCAAGATTGAGCTCTCGCCTCGCAGCCGGGAATTTATCGATCACCTCGCGCGATGTGGCGAGTTCCGTTACATCGATGTGCCTTTCTATGTTCGGGGCCATGTGCTGGTCGACGTCGACCTCGCGGTCTGGGAACTTCGACGCTATTGCCAAGTTCTCAACGTCTTCGGAAAAATTCTTCCGCCGAAAGAACGAGTGCTGCTTGCTGACGCCTGGTCCAGAGTAGGTCGTAGCAGCACCGAGCCACGGTATAAATTCCGTTTGCACGGGGGTCTGCTTGAACAGATCCTGAATGACCGCGCGCATCCGAGTCGTTCCGCTCTACTATGGAATAACCCATGCTACGGGATTCGCAAGAGAGCCACAGTGCGAGTCAAAAACCATCTGAATGCGCAGAACTCGCACCTGTACCTTTATCCTGCGATGCTGGACGAATTGCTGAAGTACGTCTTTATCCCTCGAAAAGTGGCAGATGGATATCGAACACATCTTGCCAAGATGCAGGCCGGAAAAACGCCGAGGCCGTGA